The Ignicoccus hospitalis KIN4/I genome includes the window CTTGGTCCTTGTAGTTTATGTCGACTAGGGTCTCGCCGGCCCTGGCGTCGTCCAGACCGAGCATGGCAACTATGTTGCCCGCCGTCACGTAGTCCACTATTTCCCTGTCGGGACCCATGTAAATCGAAACTTGCAGTATCTTGCCCGGCTTTTGGGCGTTGACCAACCAGACCTCCTTGCCCGCGGTCGCGGTACCGGCCCAGACTCTGCCGGTGGCGACGAGCCTCTTAGTGTGGGGGTCTAGCCTCATGTCGTTTATGAATACTACCAAGGGGCCCTCGGGGTCGCAGTTGAGCATGGCCTTGCCTAGCTCGCTGTTTATGTCGCCCTTCCAGAGCCTGGGCACCCTGTACTTCTGGGCCTCTCTGGGGTTGGGCACCCAGCGGACCACCATGTCTAGCAAGGTCTCGTGTAAGGGGGCCTTGTGGAAGAGCTCCTCTATAGCGTCCTTGCTTCCCTTTGCGTAGGCCTCTACTATGTCACTGAACTTTATTCCCTTTTCTTGGGCCATAGGTATCGTAATGCCCCACTTGTCCTTGGCACTGCCCAAGGCCACATGGCCCTTGGCGGGGTCCAACAACCACTTCTTGGCTATCTCTGGGTCGGGCGCGAAAGTCAATATGCGCTCGTTAACGTCCTTAATGATTTGGACTATCCTCTGTTGGATCTCTTGGGGGCTGAGCTTGAGCTCCTTGATGAGGCGGTCGACCTTGTTGATGAACAGAAGCGGCCTTACCAGCTCTTCTAGAGCTTGCCTCAAGACGGTCTCGGTCTGAGTCATTACCCCTTCTACAGCATCGACCACCAGTATGGCTCCGTCTAGTACCCTCAAGCTCCTGGTGACCTTACCGCTGAAGTCGACGTGGCCAGGGGTGTCTATCAAGTTTATTACATAGGGCTTACCCTTGTACTCGTGGTACAAGCTTACGTTAGCCGCCTTTACGGTTATTCCCCTCTGCTGCTCAACGTCCAAGTAGTCTAGCGCCCTCGCCTCTCCCGCCAGTTTAGGGCTGAGTATCCCCGCGTGGGCCAAAAGCGCGTCGCTCGTCGTGGTCTTGCCGTGGTCCACGTGGGCTATGATGCCTATGTTCCTCACTTGCTCTACGTTTCTCATTATCTTCAAAATGTCTTCTACATGTTTGTACTTTGGCATATTCTTGCCCGGTAGGGCTAAGGGTAAGGATTTATAAAAGGTGTGGGCTCTAGTGGACCAAGCTGCCGAGGCGTTGTTCGGAAATCATCCCCCTAACCACAGTGAGTATCTTAGACTCCTTCTCGACCCCCAAGATGTTTCTTACTACCATAGTCAGCAGTTTACTTATGCTCTTCGCGTGCTCATTATACTCGGCCTTCATGAGGAGGGGAAGGTAAGAGTTTAAGTCACGATAGTACAACTGCATGGTCAGCGGTATTAGACCTATTAAGAGGGGGGAGCCCTTAGGGGCGGTCTTCTTGAGCAACCTAACCTTTACGTCTTCCCGGACGCCGTCCAGAACACCCATGGGTATCTTGTTTATTATTATCGAGGCCACTCTCCTCGAGAGGAGGTCGTTGCTGGAGATCATCCGGGGCCGGTCTATGCAGCTCTTCTTCTCGTTGCTAGTGATCACGATTTTTGCCCTGTTCACGAGTCCCGTATCTACGAAGGCCCTCTCTAGGAGGTACTCCCCTATCATGTCGGGAGGTACGTAAACTATCACGCCGAAGTCCTTGTGTAACAAGTAGTTTACGAACTCCGCGAGCTGCGCGCTCAAACCTCCTCCGAAGATGTTTTTTATGAATTTCCTCTCGTCTATTATCTTCATACACTCCTCAGTTATGATCTTTGTTATGAGTACGTCGGGAGCTTTTTCGAACCTCCTCGTCGCCTGCGCCGTGTGAATGATGTTGTTGAAGTATGCCGTGAGGCAGTTTGTCTCCATGTCGAACGAAGTGAAATCTGTGGATAGGTCTATGAGGATCACCGGCCTCTTGGTTTCTATGTTTAGGTGGATTGCCAGTTCCAGTGCGAGCACTTTGCTACCAGACCCTCTGCACGTCGGCGTCACCAATACTAGCATTGTTGGTCTGCCCCCATACATTCAATGATGAGAGGAGATTTATATTCGACCATGGTGACCCCTCAAGTACGTCTTAATGGTCTCGGGTTTTGAGAAGGATCGCAAACCCTTGACTGGAGCAGTCCTCTCAAATCTTAAAAGAACGTCAGCGAGCTCCTCTACCGCCGGGGTGCCCGAGCGGCCCAAGGGGCCGGCCTTGAGAGCCGGTGGGGGAAACCCCGCGCGGGTTCGAATCCCGCCCCCGGCGCCAGAGTCGCACGAACGCGTCGGGCGACTGGTAGATAGTTATGAAGGCCCAATTATTGAAGCTAGAGTTAAGAAACTTCCTTTCGTACGAGAACTTAGAAGTGCGCATACCGGAAGGCGTGGTAGTCGTAGTGGGTCCCAACGGCGCTGGTAAGAGCAGCTTTGTGGACGCCATAGCCTACGCCCTGACGAGCGCCGCGGTGAGCCGAAAGGTCACCAACAAGGAGCTGATTAATTACGGCGCCAAGAGCGCCGAGGTGGTCCTTACCTTCTCCGCGTCAAATAAGGTATACGAAGTGAAGAGGGCTATAGGAGTTGGAAACTCTGTACAAGCCGTCCTAAAGGAGGGCGGCAAACTATACGCCTCGGGCTCTCAAGCCGTAAACAAAGCCATAGCTTCCTTATTGGGATTCGGAGACGTCAAAGCGCTGCGTGAAACCGTCTTCGTACCCCAGGGAAAATTGACCGAGTTGGTGGAGTTGAGTCCTTCGGAATTGAAGAACAAGGTTCTAGAGTTGCTGGGAGTTAGAGACAAGGAAGCCGTCGAAGCTTCTCTGAGAGAAATAATAAACTACTATAAGGGCACCGCATCCAACTTGGTGAACGTTCAAAGGACGTATGAAAAGTATAAGAAAGAGTTGAATAGCGAAATGAACAGGATAAAGGAATTACAAGAGAAGCTGCCGTTGCTCAAGGAAGAGCTCCGCATGGTCGAGGACAAACTGAACGACTTAAGGTCTGAACTTAACGAGCTTAAAGAGAAGAAGGCCAAATACCAAAAGGTTAAGGCCCAACTAATGAAAGTCCAAGAGGAGTTGAGGACGCTAATTGGAGAACTTGAAGCTCTTAGCGACCTCGACGAAGCTGAGCTAAACTTGCTGAGGTCCAAGCTAGTTAAGGTTAAGGACCTAAGCCTGATTAAAGAGCGCCTCGAAAACGAACTGAAAGCCATAAAGAGTAAGAAAGAGCTCTTAGCCAAAAGAGAGGCCGTTAAATCCGAGCTGCGCAAGCTCAAGGACTTGGAGAGGAGAAGGGATGAGCTTTCAAAGAAGTTAGACGAAATGTTGGAAAGGCGTCAATTACTCGTCATGAAGTTGGGAACGCTTGAAAAAGAGGTGGAGGAAATAGAGAAAGAAATCAAAAGGATTGAGAAGAACTATGTCGTGTTGGAGAGGGAGTTGGACGGCCTTACGATCAGCGACCTCGAGCAACGGGTTACAGAGCTCGAAAAGATGTACGAGAACGTCAAGAAAGAGCTAGAGGAGGTCACTAACGAGAGAAGGCTCGTCGAAGTAATGTTGGACGAAAGGCGCCGCGCAATAGAGATGCTAAGGGGGAGGGACTCCTGCCCGGTCTGCGGGTCCCCACTCCCTCCCGAAAGGCGGGAGTCCCTCATAAGGCGCTACGCCGAGGAAGTCGCGAAGTTTGAAGAAAAGCTGACCGAGTTGAAAGCTAGAGAGAAGAGGTTGGAAACGGAAGCACGGCTCTTGGAGTCTAGGCTAGAGAAGCTCAAGAGGGCTTTGGACAAGGCGCGCGCCCGATTGGAGAGCCTAGGCTTCGAAGACCTAGACGCATTAGGACTTTATTTAGCTGACTTGAAAAAGAGGTTTAACGAACTGAAAGAACAATTATCGCGAACTAGGGCTTCGGTCGAGCATTACGACAAGCTGGTCAAAGAAGTTAAGGAAGAGCTAAGCGCCGTGACGGCCCAACTAGAGGAGCTAAAAAGGAAGGAGGGGATGCTCAGACAAATAGAACATCAGCTAGAAGAGCTACGAGGAGTAGACGCAAGCAAAGAAGAAGAGGTAGAGAAGCGCTTGAGCGAAATAAAGAAAGAGTTGGAAGTGCTTGGCTCACCAGAAGAGCTCGAAAGGAGAATAGCGGAGCTGGAGAGGTTAGCCTCCAAGAAAAAGGAGCTAAGCGCCGCAGCAGAGCTCAAGAGGAGAGAGGAGGCTGAGCTGAAGAGAGAGTTAGCCTCGCTGGGCTTCGACGAAGCCTCATTAGAACGGCTAGCGCGAGAGGTCGAGGCCTTGGAAAGGAAGAGGGACGCCCTCCTCCGCAACATATCAGAAACGGAGGCAAAAATAATGGAAACTAGGCGGAACGTAGCGAAGCTGAGAGAGGAGCTAAACAGGTACCAGAATGAGATAGAAAAGCTTAGGGCGTACGAACAATACGCCATCTTCCTTGAGGAGTTCAGAAAAACCTTCTCCACCGTCATTATAGACAAACTGACTGAGAGCTTCAGAAAGGCGTGGGAGGAGGAAGCGAACAGAATATTAGATATGTTCGACCTTAACGTAAAGAAGGTGGAGATAAAGGAGATAATTGAAAAGAGGAAGAAGGGGTGGACGATAAGGGCGGTACTAGACGGCGGCGCGAGGGTGACCGTGGACTCCCTCTCCGGAGGCGAGAGGGTCGGGGTCGCCTTGGCTCTGAGGCTCTCGTTAGCGAAGCTCCTCTCTCGCGGGAGGATATCCTTCTTGATAATGGACGAGCCAACAGCCTACTTGGACTCCGAAAGGAGGCAAGCTTTGAAGAAGATAATCTCGTACGCCGTCGGCCCCTCTTTGACCCAAATGATAGTTGTGACTCACGACAGAGAGATGATGGATATTGCCGACTCCGCATGTCACGTTAGAAGGACCCCCAAGGGTTCTACGATTACGTGCGAATGATCCTCTCCCGAGCGAGCGCGAGCAGCTTCCTAAGCGTCTTTTCTCCGACGTTATACCTTTTGCTCACCTCCCTGACGTTCTTCCCGTTGACTACGTAGGCACATACCAACGCCATCAAGTGCTTGCTCCTCTTAGGCCTCGCAGACAAGACTGGGTCCCTCTCTATTAGTTTGAGATAATATTCGAAGTCCGTCCTCAACTCCGCTGGTACCTCCGGCAAACGTTCGACCTTTTCCAAGCTCTTCACGGTCTTATTCGTGAGGCCTAACTTGTACTGAACAAAGGTGCCGCGCACGTCTCTGTAGCCCCTCTCGTTGAGTTCCTTCACTATCTCAGTTCCCTTGAGAAGCGCTCTCTCTTCCTCACTAATCTTACTACCAACCCTCTTGTCGGCGAAGCGCTCCTCCGAAACGTAAAAGTCCACGATATAATCGACGACTTCTCCGGTCTCGATATCTATCACTACCCCGTTCTCGTAGTCCCACACCAACCTCATATCGCTCTCCGTGCATTTGTTTTGAGATATAGTAATTAACAAGTAGGTACACTCTGTACCGGGAGAGGGTAGCTAGACGAAAGTGTTAAGGCTCTCGCGACGCGGCGAGGAGCGGGAAGGCGCAGATTGCATCTGAAAGGCCGCAGCATGTTGACGTTGCTGGATTTCGCCGAGGACGAAATAAAATTCATCGTAGATACCGCCCTGCAGATGAAGAGGGAGAACTACGCCGGGAGGCGGTACTGGGGCCTCTTAGAAGGTCGTCACTTGGCCTTGTTGTTCGAAAAGCCCAGCACGAGGACCAGAGTGGCCTTCGAAGTCGCAGCGAGTCAGCTGGGCATGAGCGTAAGCTACGTAACGAAGTCTGACAGCCAGCTGTCAAGGGGGGAACCCCTCAAGGACGCCGCGAGGGTCCTAGGAAGGTACGTAGACGCTATAGCGGCCAGGGTGAAGAGGCACGAAGACCTAGAAACCCTGGTCGAGCACTCGGGCGTCCCAGTCATAAACGCTCTAAGCGATAAGTTCCACCCGACCCAAGCGATAGCAGACGTGATGACCATACTGGAAAAGTTGGGCAGAGTCCGCGGGGTAAAGATAGCCTTCGTGGGAGACGGGGCCGACAACGTGGCCCACAGCCTAGCCCTAGCGGCGACCAGCTTGGGCGCCGACGTAAGAATAGTAACTGCTCCCGGGTACGAGCCGCTGGACGCGGTGATCGCAGCCGCTGAGGAGAGGGCCCGGAGGAGCGGGGGGAGCTTCGAGCTCGTGTACGACCCTTGTAAAGGGGTGAAAGGGGCAGACGTCGTGTATACTGACGTGTGGGTGAGCATGGGTCTCGAGGCGGAGAGGGAGAAGAGGCTTAGGGACTTAAGACCTTACCAAGTCAACTCAGAGCTCTTGAAGTGCGTAGGAAAGGACTACATATTCATGCACTGTTTACCCGCGCACAGGGGCGAGGAGGTAACCGAAGAGGTCTTGGAGTCCAGCAGAAGCGTCGTGTGGGATCAAGCTGAAAACAAGCTCCATGCTCAGAGAGCGGTCTTGGCCCTTTTGGTCCCCTAATCCTTCAAGGTTATCCAACGGGTAAAGGAGTCAGAGAACAAGTGCTTCGGCCTCTTACCACAACACCACAAGAAGGCGCCCAGCGCTCCGGAGTACTTCCCGCAAGCCTCGCTGGGGCAGAGTACCTCCTCTCCCACGAAAGTTGGTCGGTAGAAATCGAGCCACGCCTCCACGACCCTCTCGTCAACGCCGGAGCGCAGTATGGAGCCCTTATCCTTGGGCCATTCCTTATAGATCAATAACAGCTCGGCGTCCACCAACCCTGGCGAACAACGGCCGGGCATGCCTCTAGTTGCGCTCACGAACTTCGTGATAGCTCCGTCCTCCACGTACAGTATACTCACAAAGCAACCCTTATCTACCATCGTGAAGGTCCTCTTCCCGTTATGTATCAAGTAGTTTGCCTTAGCCACCTTGTCAGGGGTGCCGCTGTCCAAGGCGTTTATCAAAAGGCCCTCGGGCACCTCGCCCGAGGCCCCGGCGGAGGGGAGCAAGGTCGTTTCGAAGTAAGCGAGCGCAGCGGTCAAGAGTCTTCGAAGGCCGTGGGTCTCCTCTCTCCCGGCGTTTGGCACTACCTCGTCGTACAGCCTGGAAAGGGCTTCGTGGTCCTTAACCTCTCTCCACTGATAGCCCCCCGCCAAGCAGAGCTCCTTTACCCCTATACCCTTTAAGAACTTCAGTGCCTCTTCGATCTCATTTTTAGAGAACTCGAGGTACCCTAAGACGTGTGGGCACCTACCGTAGACCGCTCGTATGCCCCTCGTCCCTACGTCTACTCCCGCCGAGGTGGGCAAACGGGTTCTCCCTCTTAACTGGTAAGTTTAAGTATTTGAAGACGCTGCTGACGAAGTAGTGGTACGCCGGGTCGCCGTAGGAGGACCTCAGCTTGAGCTTCCGGTAGGAGGCCTTGTAAACCAGTTTGCCCCTGTCGTAAACCTCCGCCGAACCAGAGACTCGGTCCCGCGCGTTCTTCTTGAGCTCTAAGACGACAACCACCTCCTCCCCCTTGTAAGGGACGCTGACCTCTCCCCCTCGGCCCCGCGAGTAGACCTCGGGCTTGCCCTCCGGTGGTTGGTACTCGGCGACTACCCTCCCGGAGTGATCCACTACGAAGGCCAATCTCAAGAAGGCGTGTTTGCCGGACTTGCTCTTGGAGCGTTCCAGCCACACGGGCAACACGAACTCAGCTCGGCTTTTCTTCATCATTGGTCTCAGCCAACCCTGCGGACTTCATCGTTCAATAAAGGCGTAGCTCTCAAAATTTATAAGGTGATCGTAGTCACCTTCGGCGGGCCCGTAGCTTAGCCCGGCAGAGCGCCCGGCTGATAACCGGGAGGCCGGGGGTTCAAATCCCCCCGGGCCCACTAAACCTCCCGCCCAATCACCTCAAAGCGGGAAGGAGAGGCTTTGCCCGGCTTGAAGAAGCTACACCCCGTCCCCTACGTGATTGACGAAATAAGCAAGAGGTTGGGCCCCGCACCGCTCGAGAGGATCAAGACAGTAGAATCAGTGGGCATGTTCTCGGGCTCAGACGTGAGGGCCTCACAAGACGTCCCTCCAGAAGACAAGGCCGTCTTGGACGGGTTCGCGGTGAACAGCGAATTCGTAGAGGACTGCAGCGAGACGTCGCCGTGTAAGTTGAAGTTGTGTGGGGAGGCTGAGGGCGGCTGTGCGGTCCCGGTCAACACGGGTAACCCCTTGCCGCCGGGAGCTGACACGGTAGTGCCCATCGAGGCTTGTAAGGTCGAGGACGGCGAGGTATACGTCTTCCGCCCCTTCCCGCCGGGCAACGCGATAGCGAAGAGGGGGGAGGACCTAAAGTCTGGGGACACAATAATAACGAAAGGAACGTACCTCAGGCCTTGGCACGTGGCCGCCTTGTTATCTCAAGGGGTAGTCGAGGTAGACGTGGTAGCGCCCAAAATAGCCTTAGCGGCCACGGGTTCGGAATTGGTAGAGCCGTGGGAGGAGAGGGAAGGCGTGAAGAACACCACGGCGTGGCTGGCCTCCTCTTTCTTTAAAGAGAGGATGGGCATCAAAGTGGATTACTTCGGCATAATTGAAGACGACAAAGAAGCTATAAGAGAGTTCTTCGAGAAGAAGGTGAAGGAGGGCTACGACATTGTAATGACCACCGGGGGGACCTCCGTCGGTCGCGTCGACTTCACCTCGTCCGCGCTGAAAGAGGTCTCTGAGTTCAGCCTTCACGGCGTCGCCCTCACCCCGGGCAGGCCCCTCGCCGTGGGGGTGAGCGAGGGCGGCAAGCTGTTGGTAGCCCTTTCCGGCTACCCCGTGGCCGCGCTCAGCGAGCTTGAGGTCGTCGTGTGGAACATCCTAAAGAGGGCTTGGGGTCTCAAGGAGCCCCCGAGGCCCAAGGTTAAGGCGAAGCTGGCTAGGAGGCTGCCGGTCCAACCCAACATGGTCCACGTCTACAGGGTAGTCGTGAGGAAGGTCGGTGAGGAGTACGTCGTAGAGCCCTTGAGGCTCACGGGTTCGGGTATTCTCTCGTCACTACTCAAGGGAAACGGGATCTTGGTGGCGGGTCTCAAGGGCGAGACCGGGTACGACGTGGGCGCCGAAGTCGAGGTAGAGTTGATCTCCGAGGTGTTAGAGTGAGTGGTCAACTCGTGGCGCCGGGGGCGGGATTCGAACCCGCGCGCCCCTGATTGGGGCAGTGGGTCTCTCGGTCGCTTCGGGCGCTGGAGGTCTCGAGCCCACCCCCTTGGGCCGCTCGGGCACCCCGGCGTTGTGAGCTCAGCGGCTTCCCCTTATTAAGTTAGCAGCGCATCCGCCTCCTCGACGAACTCGAAGGCTGTCCTTCTCGTTACTTTGACGATTGGAGGAGTTATGAGTTTATGCTTATTTAACTTTATCCTTTGGATTATTCTGTCCACGATTTCTTTGTCTACTCCTAACCTCTCCACTATTTCTTGGGGCCTCATACCGTTCTCAACGAGATTGTAGAGGACCACGTCGGCTACCTCGTAACTAAAGCCCAACTCCTCCTCAGCCAAATGGCCGGGCCAGAGGCGGGGGCTCGAAGGCTTCAATGCCACGTCCTCCGGCAAGCCCATGTGCAACGCGAGCTTCCTTACCCAGGTCTTGTAAAGGTCCCCTATGGGGAAGACGTCCGCACAGCCGTCGCCGCACTTGGTGAAGTAGCCCAACAAGAACTCGCTCTTGTCCCCGGTGCCTACGACTATGCCGTCCTTGTGAGCTACGGCGTAGAGTATGGTCATCCTTATCCTTGCTAGGGTGTTGCCTCTCACGACCCTGTCGTCGACCTTTAGTAGGTCGTCGAAAGCTCGGAGGGCCGGCTCTACGTCAA containing:
- a CDS encoding elongation factor EF-2, with the protein product MPKYKHVEDILKIMRNVEQVRNIGIIAHVDHGKTTTSDALLAHAGILSPKLAGEARALDYLDVEQQRGITVKAANVSLYHEYKGKPYVINLIDTPGHVDFSGKVTRSLRVLDGAILVVDAVEGVMTQTETVLRQALEELVRPLLFINKVDRLIKELKLSPQEIQQRIVQIIKDVNERILTFAPDPEIAKKWLLDPAKGHVALGSAKDKWGITIPMAQEKGIKFSDIVEAYAKGSKDAIEELFHKAPLHETLLDMVVRWVPNPREAQKYRVPRLWKGDINSELGKAMLNCDPEGPLVVFINDMRLDPHTKRLVATGRVWAGTATAGKEVWLVNAQKPGKILQVSIYMGPDREIVDYVTAGNIVAMLGLDDARAGETLVDINYKDQAAPFEQLHYVSEPVVTVAIEPKNPRDLPKLIEALRTLSIEDPNLKVTINQETGEYLLSGMGMLHIEIALTQLKEVYGLEVKVSPPVITYRETVRKPGEKVEGKSPNKHNKLYITVEPLEKEVIEMIQKGEITDDQDPRERAKVLRDKVNWDADTARRIWAVDEENFNIFIDKTVGVQHLREVKDTILAGWRLAMKEGPLAKEPVRGVKVILWDAVIHEDPAHRGPAQLYPAVRNAVYASMLTDSPTLLEPWQKLDIRVPNEYIGAVTGVITKHRGKILEVIDMGGQARIVAAVPIAESFELPMELRSVTAGRAFWGTEFYGWEPVPDQLLPELIRKIRERKGLPPEPPKAEDFLGP
- a CDS encoding AAA family ATPase; the encoded protein is MKAQLLKLELRNFLSYENLEVRIPEGVVVVVGPNGAGKSSFVDAIAYALTSAAVSRKVTNKELINYGAKSAEVVLTFSASNKVYEVKRAIGVGNSVQAVLKEGGKLYASGSQAVNKAIASLLGFGDVKALRETVFVPQGKLTELVELSPSELKNKVLELLGVRDKEAVEASLREIINYYKGTASNLVNVQRTYEKYKKELNSEMNRIKELQEKLPLLKEELRMVEDKLNDLRSELNELKEKKAKYQKVKAQLMKVQEELRTLIGELEALSDLDEAELNLLRSKLVKVKDLSLIKERLENELKAIKSKKELLAKREAVKSELRKLKDLERRRDELSKKLDEMLERRQLLVMKLGTLEKEVEEIEKEIKRIEKNYVVLERELDGLTISDLEQRVTELEKMYENVKKELEEVTNERRLVEVMLDERRRAIEMLRGRDSCPVCGSPLPPERRESLIRRYAEEVAKFEEKLTELKAREKRLETEARLLESRLEKLKRALDKARARLESLGFEDLDALGLYLADLKKRFNELKEQLSRTRASVEHYDKLVKEVKEELSAVTAQLEELKRKEGMLRQIEHQLEELRGVDASKEEEVEKRLSEIKKELEVLGSPEELERRIAELERLASKKKELSAAAELKRREEAELKRELASLGFDEASLERLAREVEALERKRDALLRNISETEAKIMETRRNVAKLREELNRYQNEIEKLRAYEQYAIFLEEFRKTFSTVIIDKLTESFRKAWEEEANRILDMFDLNVKKVEIKEIIEKRKKGWTIRAVLDGGARVTVDSLSGGERVGVALALRLSLAKLLSRGRISFLIMDEPTAYLDSERRQALKKIISYAVGPSLTQMIVVTHDREMMDIADSACHVRRTPKGSTITCE
- the argF gene encoding ornithine carbamoyltransferase, with the translated sequence MHLKGRSMLTLLDFAEDEIKFIVDTALQMKRENYAGRRYWGLLEGRHLALLFEKPSTRTRVAFEVAASQLGMSVSYVTKSDSQLSRGEPLKDAARVLGRYVDAIAARVKRHEDLETLVEHSGVPVINALSDKFHPTQAIADVMTILEKLGRVRGVKIAFVGDGADNVAHSLALAATSLGADVRIVTAPGYEPLDAVIAAAEERARRSGGSFELVYDPCKGVKGADVVYTDVWVSMGLEAEREKRLRDLRPYQVNSELLKCVGKDYIFMHCLPAHRGEEVTEEVLESSRSVVWDQAENKLHAQRAVLALLVP
- a CDS encoding DUF1464 family protein is translated as MPTSAGVDVGTRGIRAVYGRCPHVLGYLEFSKNEIEEALKFLKGIGVKELCLAGGYQWREVKDHEALSRLYDEVVPNAGREETHGLRRLLTAALAYFETTLLPSAGASGEVPEGLLINALDSGTPDKVAKANYLIHNGKRTFTMVDKGCFVSILYVEDGAITKFVSATRGMPGRCSPGLVDAELLLIYKEWPKDKGSILRSGVDERVVEAWLDFYRPTFVGEEVLCPSEACGKYSGALGAFLWCCGKRPKHLFSDSFTRWITLKD
- a CDS encoding molybdopterin molybdotransferase MoeA encodes the protein MPGLKKLHPVPYVIDEISKRLGPAPLERIKTVESVGMFSGSDVRASQDVPPEDKAVLDGFAVNSEFVEDCSETSPCKLKLCGEAEGGCAVPVNTGNPLPPGADTVVPIEACKVEDGEVYVFRPFPPGNAIAKRGEDLKSGDTIITKGTYLRPWHVAALLSQGVVEVDVVAPKIALAATGSELVEPWEEREGVKNTTAWLASSFFKERMGIKVDYFGIIEDDKEAIREFFEKKVKEGYDIVMTTGGTSVGRVDFTSSALKEVSEFSLHGVALTPGRPLAVGVSEGGKLLVALSGYPVAALSELEVVVWNILKRAWGLKEPPRPKVKAKLARRLPVQPNMVHVYRVVVRKVGEEYVVEPLRLTGSGILSSLLKGNGILVAGLKGETGYDVGAEVEVELISEVLE
- a CDS encoding NAD+ synthase; protein product: MKLPEPDWDSVRKRIVGWLKDFFQRTGRVAVIGLSGGVDSAVTAALLSEALGPERVRALILPSASTPEKDVEDAKRVARLLGIEDVRVIDVEPALRAFDDLLKVDDRVVRGNTLARIRMTILYAVAHKDGIVVGTGDKSEFLLGYFTKCGDGCADVFPIGDLYKTWVRKLALHMGLPEDVALKPSSPRLWPGHLAEEELGFSYEVADVVLYNLVENGMRPQEIVERLGVDKEIVDRIIQRIKLNKHKLITPPIVKVTRRTAFEFVEEADALLT